From Watersipora subatra chromosome 2, tzWatSuba1.1, whole genome shotgun sequence, one genomic window encodes:
- the LOC137387206 gene encoding uncharacterized protein: MAEMGIKAPTLLCVMGKPPTLENWRTFKQQLKLYLIASGIPDDAEARKQAILLTLGGPELLRIYNTFDLAEDHGETLNQILVRFDNHFQPRANVLIERFKFRSAKQEMEESVDAYLVRITGLIQDCGFADNTRNEHLRDQLVYGCYDERLREKLFRNAALTFDQAKADARAHEAAREQMMIFNQASQTRSNEKHRELGANKEVVAQVVQRNFSPQGNKSCYRCGRRTHLANNCPFKDAECHQCHKKGHIKPVCRQNDQKKKPNQENGSSVKTVDSTGPSNHRSGESGDDEDGENPVYLTSETFSFTTI; encoded by the exons ATGGCAGAGATGGGAATTAAAGCTCCTACACTACTGTGTGTAATGGGAAAACCTCCCACTCTGGAAAACTGGAGAACTTTTAAACAGCAACTGAAGCTGTACCTCATTGCATCAGGTATTCCTGATGATGCTGAAGCTAGAAAGCAAGCAATCCTTCTGACACTGGGAGGTCCTGAATTGCTTcgcatatataatacatttgatTTGGCGGAGGACCACGGAGAAACACTTAATCAAATCTTAGTGAGATTTGATAATCACTTTCAACCACGAGCAAATGTGCTTATAGAACGTTTCAAATTTCGATCAGCCAAACAGGAAATGGAAGAGTCTGTTGATGCATATCTAGTACGAATCACTGGACTAATTCAAGATTGCGGTTTTGCTGACAATACACGCAATGAACATCTTAGAGATCAGCTGGTCTATGGATGTTATGATGAACGGTTGCGAGAGAAATTGTTTCGAAATGCAGCGCTGACATTTGATCAAGCCAAAGCTGATGCTAGAGCTCACGAAGCGGCACGTGAACAAATGATGATATTCAATCAGGCCAGCCAAACTCGGTCTAATGAAAAGCATCGCGAACTGGGTGCCAATAAAGAGGTCGTTGCGCAGGTAGTCCAACGAAACTTTTCACCACAAGGTAACAAGTCCTGCTACCGATGTGGCCGAAGGACCCATCTGGCCAATAACTGCCCTTTTAAGGACGCGGAATGTCATCAATGCCATAAGAAAGGTCATATAAAACCCGTATGCCGCCAGAATGACCAGAAGAAGAAACCTAACCAGGAGAACGGCAGCAGTGTAAAAACCGTAGACAGTACTGGCCCGTCCAACCATCGAAGCGGAGAATCCGGAGATGATGAAGATGGAGAGAATCCTGTATATCTTACTTCGGAG ACATTTAGTTTTACAACCATCTAA
- the LOC137387541 gene encoding macro domain-containing protein PG1779-like — MQSLFHELRRYLAVYKSAPSLVAPMDHKRRKSNDSATGRYSTTSKLSCFTTSHKSSWEVEKDKFEKMDLEDKRRHYSCGNKFITFDKDNFPRFFGKGVRNSVKDKMCIWRGDITCLEVDAIVNAANKNLWGGGGVDGAIHIAAGKLLKKETDKRYPDGCPTGEARITSGYRLPAKHVIHAVGPKDASEKMLRRCYRNVLRLVDEHKLKSVAFPCIATGIYGYPNDSAAKVAVETVYSWLKNRSEDSSDCFIIFCVYLKLDEDIYKELMQKLPAESQELAGKANYDDSGEQHTNTHESTSPESREAT; from the exons ATGCAAAGCCTTTTTCATGAGTTGAGAAGATATTTAGCAGTCTACAAATCTGCGCCTTCATTAGTTGCCCCGATGGATCACAAGAGGCGAAAGAGTAATGATAGTGCGACCGGAAGATACTCTACTACATCAAAACTTTCATGCTTTACAACATCTCATAAATCGTCATGGGAAGTGGAAAAAG ACAAATTTGAGAAGATGGATCTGGAAGACAAGCGCCGCCATTACTCCTGTGGcaataaatttattacatttgaTAAAGACAATTTTCCTCGATTCTTCGGCAAGG GTGTAAGGAACAGCGTAAAAGATAAGATGTGTATATGGAGAGGGGACATTACTTGCCTTGAAGTCGATGCCATTGTAAATGCAGCGAATAAAAATTTATGGGGAGGTGGTGGTG TTGATGGTGCTATTCACATAGCTGCTGGCAAACTGTTGAAGAAGGAAACAGATAAGCGCTACCCAGACGGTTGTCCTACCGGAGAGGCCAGAATCACATCTGGATACCGACTGCCAGCTAAAC ATGTCATTCACGCTGTCGGACCGAAGGACGCGTCTGAAAAGATGTTAAGACGCTGCTACAGGAATGTGCTACGGCTGGTCGATGAGCATAAATTAAAAAGTGTAGCCTTCCCCTGCATCGCTACTGGCATATACG GCTACCCAAATGATTCCGCTGCAAAAGTCGCTGTGGAGACTGTGTACAGCTGGTTAAAAAACCGTTCTGAAGACTCGTCG gactgcttcattattttctGCGTTTACCTGAAGCTCGATGAGGATATATACAAAGAACTCATGCAAAAACTGCCAGCTGAAAGCCAAGAACTGGCAGGCAAGGCTAATTATG ATGATAGCGGTGAGCAGCATACAAATACCCATGAATCTACTTCACCAGAGTCAAGGGAGGCGACTTAG